The following proteins come from a genomic window of Sporosarcina sp. 6E9:
- a CDS encoding urease accessory protein UreD → MGNPTRMHHNGKLDLEFELRRGITRMPHVYQQPPLKASRELYEGKDPTATVYIMESSGGMVSGDRNDITIKLAPDSRVRLIQQSAMKIYPSHTGETCFYKLDVDIEERARLEWMPEVIIPFVDAKFQMDTTLRVAADSTVLWGEIIAPGREKRGEIFDYESFRSNFKIFVEGELIAFDSLHFSPRELDLGGMGVLEGAMYIGSVWLVTPNIDAVDIRALQETLREEEGLQASMTRLEGNAIHCRWLGRDQWALQEEMKRIYALLAKMV, encoded by the coding sequence ATGGGTAATCCCACGCGCATGCATCATAACGGAAAACTAGATTTGGAATTCGAACTGCGAAGGGGTATTACGCGGATGCCTCATGTTTACCAACAACCTCCGTTAAAAGCCAGCCGTGAGTTGTACGAAGGGAAAGACCCGACGGCGACTGTTTACATTATGGAATCTTCGGGCGGTATGGTTTCGGGTGACCGTAATGATATCACGATCAAGCTTGCACCGGATAGCCGCGTCCGATTAATCCAACAATCGGCGATGAAGATTTACCCTTCGCATACTGGGGAAACCTGTTTTTATAAATTAGACGTTGACATCGAAGAACGCGCGCGTCTCGAATGGATGCCAGAAGTCATTATTCCATTTGTCGATGCGAAGTTTCAAATGGATACAACCCTTCGTGTGGCGGCTGATTCTACGGTGTTATGGGGCGAAATTATCGCGCCTGGACGTGAGAAACGTGGCGAGATTTTTGACTACGAGTCGTTTCGCTCAAACTTTAAGATATTTGTCGAAGGCGAGTTAATCGCATTTGATTCACTCCATTTTTCACCTCGTGAATTGGATCTCGGCGGCATGGGTGTTCTTGAAGGTGCGATGTACATCGGGTCTGTTTGGCTAGTGACGCCAAATATCGATGCTGTTGACATCCGTGCGTTACAAGAGACGCTGCGCGAGGAAGAAGGATTGCAAGCAAGCATGACGCGACTGGAAGGAAATGCAATTCATTGCAGATGGCTGGGTCGCGATCAATGGGCGTTGCAAGAAGAGATGAAACGAATTTATGCGTTGTTGGCGAAAATGGTGTAA
- a CDS encoding urease accessory protein UreF, giving the protein MKRLKDDLNSHSNTAATPTDLALLQLFQIHDSAFPIGSYTQSYGMETYIQADLIRTKEDLIEFCTSFLFNNLVRSDAILIQEAYAAALNQDMDKLLELEQLCGAMKLAKESREASVNLGRQFIRTVSPLGTDEFLAEWNELIEAKSIKGHYAVLYGIYSATTGVSVHHAVMMYLYASVSGLVQNAVRAVPFGQNTGVQAINELIQPVTEAAELVSTLTIEDISNNALGIELASMRHEYLFSRLFIS; this is encoded by the coding sequence ATGAAACGACTGAAAGACGATTTAAACAGCCATTCAAATACCGCGGCCACTCCCACTGACTTAGCACTTTTACAGCTGTTTCAAATTCATGATTCAGCTTTTCCAATTGGCTCTTACACGCAGTCTTATGGAATGGAAACGTATATACAAGCAGATCTTATTCGTACAAAAGAAGATTTAATCGAGTTTTGTACGTCTTTTTTGTTCAATAATTTAGTGCGGAGCGATGCGATTCTTATTCAAGAAGCATATGCTGCCGCATTGAACCAGGATATGGACAAGCTGTTGGAACTTGAACAGTTATGCGGTGCGATGAAACTAGCAAAAGAATCACGCGAAGCGAGCGTGAATCTTGGCAGGCAGTTTATTCGAACGGTTTCTCCATTGGGGACCGACGAATTTCTTGCGGAATGGAACGAACTCATTGAAGCGAAATCTATCAAAGGACATTACGCTGTTTTGTATGGCATTTATAGCGCGACAACAGGTGTCAGTGTGCACCACGCGGTTATGATGTATTTATACGCTTCGGTGAGCGGGCTCGTTCAAAATGCGGTTCGTGCCGTTCCATTTGGCCAAAATACGGGTGTTCAAGCGATAAATGAATTAATACAACCCGTGACAGAGGCTGCGGAATTAGTTTCGACATTGACGATAGAGGACATTAGCAATAATGCGCTCGGAATCGAACTTGCTTCGATGAGGCATGAGTATTTATTCTCAAGATTATTTATTTCTTAA
- the ureA gene encoding urease subunit gamma has protein sequence MKLSPVEQEKLLLHVAGELAIKRKERGVKLNYPEAMAYLSHFIMEGARDGKTVAQLMSEGKQVLTVDDVMEGVGDMIADVQIECTFPDGTKLVTVHNPIQ, from the coding sequence ATGAAGTTATCACCAGTAGAACAGGAAAAATTACTTCTTCACGTAGCAGGTGAATTGGCAATTAAAAGAAAAGAGCGCGGGGTTAAGTTAAATTATCCAGAAGCAATGGCGTATCTCAGCCACTTCATTATGGAAGGTGCACGTGACGGGAAGACAGTGGCTCAACTAATGAGCGAAGGAAAACAAGTATTGACTGTCGATGATGTTATGGAAGGTGTTGGCGATATGATTGCCGACGTTCAAATTGAGTGTACATTCCCAGATGGCACGAAATTAGTCACTGTTCACAATCCAATTCAATAA
- a CDS encoding LD-carboxypeptidase — MRIRPERLQIGDTVGIISPSSPPNPENLERSLKFLEGLGLKWKFGKHARKINGYLAGTDEERLEDLHDMFKDPEVKGIICSSGGYGAARFTDQIDLQLMNENPKIFWGFSDITFLHTAMGLYSNLVTFHGPMLGPNVGTDNFEEMSGKMFQQLFEPMELHYTNAISELTAITSGAVEGELVGGNLSLLARGIGTKFEIDTKGKLLLLEDIGEEPARVDGLLNQLRMNGKLADAAGIVIGDFSKTETKKQWTLTLDEVFNHYFSDLKKPVVKGFKIGHCEPHFAVPLGVEARLDADNLTLTILPGVK; from the coding sequence ATGAGAATACGTCCAGAACGATTACAGATAGGCGATACGGTTGGCATCATTTCACCGTCAAGTCCACCCAATCCAGAGAACTTGGAGCGTTCATTAAAGTTTCTGGAAGGGCTGGGATTGAAATGGAAATTTGGTAAGCATGCCAGAAAAATTAATGGTTATCTTGCGGGAACCGATGAAGAACGATTGGAAGATTTACATGACATGTTTAAAGATCCCGAGGTGAAAGGCATAATCTGTTCAAGTGGTGGTTACGGGGCTGCCCGTTTTACCGATCAAATTGATTTACAATTGATGAATGAAAACCCGAAGATATTTTGGGGATTCAGTGACATCACATTTCTTCATACGGCAATGGGACTTTATTCAAACCTTGTCACTTTCCATGGACCTATGCTGGGCCCTAACGTAGGCACTGATAACTTTGAAGAGATGTCGGGGAAGATGTTTCAGCAATTATTTGAGCCAATGGAACTTCATTATACGAATGCAATCTCTGAATTGACAGCGATCACTTCCGGTGCCGTAGAAGGCGAATTGGTCGGCGGCAACTTGTCGTTGTTGGCTCGTGGAATCGGGACAAAGTTTGAAATTGACACGAAAGGGAAATTGTTACTATTGGAAGACATCGGCGAAGAACCTGCGCGAGTTGACGGCTTGCTTAATCAGCTCCGAATGAATGGGAAGTTAGCGGATGCCGCGGGTATCGTTATAGGTGATTTTTCGAAAACAGAGACGAAAAAACAATGGACATTGACGTTAGATGAAGTTTTCAATCATTATTTCAGCGACTTAAAAAAACCGGTCGTCAAAGGATTTAAAATCGGCCATTGTGAACCACATTTTGCAGTCCCTCTTGGCGTCGAGGCTAGACTTGATGCAGATAATCTCACGCTTACGATTTTACCAGGCGTGAAATGA
- a CDS encoding sulfite exporter TauE/SafE family protein codes for MDYVLLYFIGVVAMTLGTLAGGGGLITVPAMLLMGIPIHSVIGAGKISTTVSSFSTFITVLLKKQITLKESVWIIPVSLTGGFTGGFIATRLTESTMYTVAVVLLIFAFLTSFFSKADFTGEEDLRPTKLAVPGLFSIGLYDGMFGPGQGTLLLYLFGHLRIAYLRAIGFVRLATFSSGFGAAISYIAMGKIIWPIAFALMAGSLSGAQIGVRLAEKLNPRHVKILLRCVTVALIIQLIINRFI; via the coding sequence TTGGATTATGTATTATTATATTTTATCGGCGTGGTGGCGATGACGCTAGGTACGCTTGCGGGTGGCGGCGGTTTAATAACTGTTCCGGCCATGCTCTTGATGGGGATTCCGATTCATTCCGTCATTGGGGCGGGGAAAATATCGACAACCGTTAGCTCGTTTTCAACATTTATAACGGTTTTATTAAAAAAGCAGATTACCTTGAAAGAATCAGTTTGGATTATTCCTGTGTCGCTAACAGGCGGATTCACAGGTGGCTTTATCGCCACGCGGTTGACGGAAAGTACGATGTATACCGTTGCTGTTGTGCTTTTAATTTTCGCATTTTTAACTTCATTCTTTTCAAAAGCTGATTTCACGGGCGAGGAAGATTTGCGGCCGACCAAACTGGCCGTGCCGGGATTGTTTAGCATTGGCCTGTACGATGGCATGTTTGGGCCGGGGCAAGGAACGCTTCTGCTGTATTTATTCGGTCATCTTCGTATTGCGTACCTCAGAGCAATCGGTTTCGTTCGATTGGCCACGTTTTCTAGCGGTTTTGGAGCGGCAATAAGTTATATTGCCATGGGAAAAATCATTTGGCCGATTGCCTTCGCGCTTATGGCCGGATCATTGTCGGGCGCACAAATCGGTGTCCGCCTTGCGGAAAAACTGAACCCGCGACATGTTAAAATCCTTTTACGCTGCGTCACTGTCGCACTGATTATTCAACTCATTATAAATCGGTTTATTTGA
- the ureG gene encoding urease accessory protein UreG: MKPVRIGIGGPVGSGKTSLVDQLTRAMHKDYNIGVITNDIYTREDAQFLMTNGVLGEDRIIGVETGGCPHTAIREDASMNFAAIDEMKNRFEDLDIIFVESGGDNLSATFSPELVDGYIYVIDVAEGQDIPRKGGPALTRSDLLLINKTDLAPHVGVDLDLMDSDTKKMRGGRPYIFADVRTQKNVDKIVEWIKHHMLLEGAKPVGENG; encoded by the coding sequence ATGAAACCAGTACGTATTGGAATCGGCGGACCGGTTGGCTCGGGTAAGACATCACTTGTAGACCAACTGACACGTGCGATGCATAAAGATTATAATATCGGTGTTATAACGAATGATATTTATACACGAGAAGACGCGCAGTTTTTAATGACAAATGGTGTTCTTGGAGAAGACCGCATTATCGGTGTTGAAACTGGCGGATGTCCGCATACGGCAATCCGTGAAGATGCTTCGATGAACTTTGCGGCAATCGATGAAATGAAAAACCGTTTTGAAGATCTCGACATTATTTTTGTGGAAAGCGGCGGGGATAATTTATCCGCTACATTCAGTCCGGAGCTTGTCGATGGGTATATTTATGTCATTGACGTTGCAGAAGGGCAAGATATTCCGCGTAAAGGTGGTCCTGCATTAACGCGTTCGGATCTTTTATTGATCAATAAAACGGACCTTGCGCCGCATGTAGGTGTTGATCTCGATTTAATGGACAGCGATACGAAAAAAATGCGTGGTGGTCGCCCGTACATTTTCGCAGACGTGAGAACGCAAAAGAACGTTGATAAAATAGTCGAGTGGATCAAGCATCATATGCTTTTAGAAGGAGCTAAGCCTGTTGGTGAAAATGGGTAA
- a CDS encoding urease accessory protein UreE translates to MLIEQVIGNVGNEEEIAGKKTEWIELDWEELSKRILRTETDNGTDVALRLNQEEPLQYGDILFEDAERRIAVRTKMEPVIVISPKNMTEMGKAAFELGNRHTPSLIDDNEIIVRADHTLNTLLDEVGVSYETTERRFKQPFKYRGHSH, encoded by the coding sequence ATGCTAATTGAACAAGTGATAGGAAACGTAGGCAATGAAGAAGAAATTGCCGGCAAGAAGACCGAATGGATCGAGCTTGACTGGGAAGAACTGAGCAAGCGCATCCTCCGCACTGAAACTGACAATGGAACCGACGTCGCTCTGAGGCTGAATCAGGAAGAACCGCTTCAATACGGGGATATCCTGTTTGAAGATGCGGAACGCCGGATAGCAGTCCGAACAAAAATGGAACCCGTTATCGTTATCAGTCCGAAAAACATGACGGAAATGGGGAAAGCAGCATTTGAATTGGGTAACCGGCATACGCCTTCCCTAATTGATGACAACGAAATTATCGTGCGTGCGGACCATACATTGAATACATTATTAGATGAAGTGGGTGTTTCGTATGAAACGACTGAAAGACGATTTAAACAGCCATTCAAATACCGCGGCCACTCCCACTGA
- a CDS encoding urease subunit beta codes for MIPGEIRPAEGTIEINAGRPTKTVRVANTGDRPIQVGSHFHFIEVNKNLEFDREQAVGMHLNIPSGTAVRFEPGEEKEVELTEFGGKRHVFGLNMLTEGSTHNKDEIVGKASEGGYKGAEGK; via the coding sequence ATGATTCCAGGAGAAATTAGACCAGCGGAAGGCACGATTGAAATTAATGCTGGACGCCCTACGAAAACAGTTCGTGTCGCAAATACAGGCGACAGACCAATTCAAGTCGGTTCTCACTTTCACTTTATTGAAGTGAATAAAAACTTAGAGTTTGACCGTGAACAAGCAGTTGGTATGCATTTAAATATACCATCAGGGACAGCGGTACGGTTCGAACCAGGTGAAGAAAAAGAAGTTGAGTTGACTGAGTTTGGCGGAAAACGTCATGTTTTCGGATTGAACATGTTAACGGAAGGCTCCACGCATAATAAAGATGAGATTGTAGGAAAAGCATCTGAAGGTGGCTATAAAGGAGCGGAAGGAAAATGA
- a CDS encoding ABC transporter ATP-binding protein, translated as MIELKKVSKKYGGQQALHDIDLIIPKGKIIGLVGENGSGKTTLLKLTAGLLTPDSGKALYGGATITRKIASEIAYMPDTDLFYPYFTVEQLFDFYATQFEDFHLIKAKEIAQFLNVSLDSKIKNLSKGNRGRVKIAVTLGREASYYLLDEPFSGLDPMVRDDIAKGLIRFTDTERQTILMSTHELKEMEPLLDEIVVLKEGQIIAQEAVDEIRDTHGKDATSWMVSLFRKGS; from the coding sequence ATGATTGAGCTGAAAAAAGTTTCAAAAAAGTATGGCGGACAACAGGCGCTTCATGATATCGATTTGATAATTCCAAAGGGGAAGATTATTGGGTTGGTCGGTGAAAATGGAAGTGGGAAAACAACGCTTCTAAAATTGACGGCTGGTTTATTAACGCCGGATAGTGGAAAAGCGTTATATGGAGGCGCAACGATTACACGAAAAATTGCCTCTGAAATTGCCTATATGCCGGATACGGACCTTTTCTATCCATACTTTACTGTCGAGCAGCTTTTCGACTTTTATGCTACACAGTTTGAAGATTTTCATTTGATTAAAGCAAAGGAAATTGCGCAGTTTTTGAACGTGAGTCTTGATTCGAAAATAAAAAACTTGTCAAAAGGAAATCGCGGTCGGGTTAAAATTGCGGTCACGCTTGGTCGTGAAGCGAGTTACTATTTGTTGGATGAACCCTTCTCTGGGCTGGATCCGATGGTGCGCGATGATATTGCGAAAGGGCTTATCCGTTTTACAGATACAGAACGCCAAACAATCTTGATGTCGACGCATGAATTAAAAGAAATGGAACCTTTGCTCGATGAAATCGTAGTACTTAAAGAGGGGCAAATAATCGCGCAAGAGGCGGTTGATGAAATCCGTGATACACACGGGAAAGATGCCACGAGTTGGATGGTATCTTTGTTTAGAAAGGGGTCATAA
- a CDS encoding GntR family transcriptional regulator, which produces MTMDFLPDKPIYQQLMDRIIGDIIRGSLMPGEKLPSVREYAVQAGVNANTMQRVYKELEQMEITETKRGQGSFVTEDIRKISGLRDEMKSQLIASFIQNIEALGFTTSEMVDYLTKRGGEND; this is translated from the coding sequence ATGACGATGGATTTTCTTCCAGATAAACCAATTTATCAGCAACTGATGGACCGGATTATCGGCGATATTATTCGTGGATCATTGATGCCTGGCGAGAAATTGCCGTCGGTTAGAGAGTATGCCGTTCAAGCTGGTGTGAATGCAAATACGATGCAACGTGTCTATAAGGAGCTGGAGCAAATGGAGATTACCGAAACGAAAAGGGGGCAGGGATCTTTTGTTACAGAAGATATTCGGAAAATCTCTGGGCTCCGTGACGAAATGAAATCACAACTCATCGCGTCATTCATTCAAAATATTGAGGCGCTTGGTTTTACGACGTCTGAAATGGTGGATTATTTAACGAAACGGGGTGGCGAAAATGATTGA
- the opp4A gene encoding oligopeptide ABC transporter substrate-binding protein has product MGKRQLMLLISLMLALSVFLAACTGKDDKEDAGKKDPGKDKEKTEETEGEDEEAEAKEELDFPLDVSNTDAVIENGTLNYALVSDTPFEGTLNPVFYSGAPDADVMQFFEEGLLATDGDYLITNEGAAKYEVSNENKTIAITIGDNVNWHDGEPVKASDLLYAYELLGHPDYTGNRYTYTITNVEGMDAYHKGEAEEISGIEISEDDKTITINYIEASPSLMSGIWTNPVPRHYLGDVTKGDVTIDDIIESDKIRTTPIGFGPYKVEKVVPGESVQFVRNEDYWRGKPALESIVLTVVNTQSVLKELEAGKIDIAEVPADQYLNAKELTNVDLLAKVDLAYTYIGFKLGKWDDKAKENVTDPDAKLADKRVRQAMWHAMDNEVIGEKMYHGLRFPATTLIIPVFASFHDADNPGRAYDPEKANALLDEAGFKDVDGDGIREDAEGNEFVLNFASMEGGEVAEPIANHYIQNWADVGIKVQLTDGRLHEFNSFYDMVEADDPKIDIYQAAWGTGSDPDPSGLYGKTASFNYTRYTSEENDRLLAAGTSEEAFDFEYRKGIYDEWQELMVEDVPVAPTVYRYATTLVNKRVANFSIDPGSDNYYPWVWGVTSEDSVK; this is encoded by the coding sequence TTGGGAAAAAGGCAATTAATGCTTCTTATCAGTCTTATGCTTGCACTAAGCGTATTTTTAGCTGCATGTACGGGTAAAGATGATAAAGAGGATGCAGGCAAGAAAGACCCAGGCAAGGATAAAGAGAAAACAGAAGAAACAGAAGGTGAAGATGAAGAAGCGGAAGCAAAAGAAGAGCTTGATTTCCCGCTAGACGTATCTAACACTGACGCAGTAATTGAAAATGGTACACTGAACTATGCATTAGTTTCAGATACGCCATTCGAAGGTACGCTTAACCCAGTATTTTACTCAGGCGCACCTGATGCTGATGTTATGCAGTTCTTTGAAGAAGGACTACTAGCAACAGACGGTGACTACCTCATTACTAACGAGGGAGCAGCAAAATACGAAGTTTCAAACGAAAATAAAACAATCGCAATTACAATTGGCGATAACGTAAATTGGCATGACGGAGAGCCAGTTAAAGCATCTGACCTTTTATATGCTTACGAGCTTCTAGGTCACCCTGATTACACAGGTAACCGTTACACGTATACAATTACTAACGTCGAAGGTATGGATGCATACCACAAAGGCGAAGCAGAAGAAATTTCAGGTATTGAGATTTCTGAAGATGACAAAACAATTACGATTAATTACATCGAAGCATCACCATCACTTATGTCAGGTATCTGGACAAACCCAGTTCCACGTCACTACCTTGGAGACGTAACAAAAGGTGACGTAACAATTGATGATATCATTGAATCTGATAAGATCCGTACAACTCCAATTGGATTCGGACCTTATAAAGTTGAAAAAGTTGTACCAGGCGAGTCCGTACAATTTGTAAGAAACGAAGATTACTGGAGAGGTAAACCAGCTCTAGAATCTATTGTTTTAACAGTTGTAAATACTCAATCTGTTCTTAAAGAACTTGAAGCAGGAAAAATTGATATCGCAGAAGTTCCTGCGGACCAATATTTGAATGCAAAAGAACTTACAAACGTTGATTTACTTGCAAAAGTTGACTTAGCTTACACATATATCGGGTTCAAACTTGGTAAATGGGATGATAAAGCGAAAGAAAACGTTACAGATCCAGATGCTAAACTTGCTGACAAGCGTGTACGTCAAGCAATGTGGCATGCAATGGACAACGAAGTAATTGGTGAGAAAATGTACCACGGTCTTCGTTTCCCAGCAACAACATTAATTATTCCAGTATTCGCAAGCTTCCATGATGCTGATAATCCAGGTCGTGCTTATGACCCAGAAAAAGCAAATGCATTGCTTGACGAAGCAGGATTTAAAGATGTCGACGGCGACGGAATCCGTGAAGACGCTGAAGGCAATGAGTTTGTTCTTAACTTCGCTTCCATGGAAGGTGGAGAAGTTGCAGAACCGATTGCAAATCATTATATCCAAAACTGGGCAGATGTAGGTATTAAAGTTCAACTTACAGATGGCCGTCTACATGAGTTCAACTCATTCTACGATATGGTAGAAGCAGATGATCCGAAAATTGACATTTACCAAGCTGCTTGGGGAACTGGTTCAGACCCAGATCCATCAGGTCTATATGGTAAAACAGCTTCATTTAACTACACACGTTACACAAGCGAAGAAAACGATAGACTTCTTGCAGCAGGTACATCAGAGGAAGCATTTGACTTTGAATACCGTAAAGGAATCTATGACGAGTGGCAAGAACTAATGGTTGAAGACGTTCCGGTTGCACCAACTGTATACCGTTATGCGACAACTTTAGTTAACAAACGTGTTGCGAACTTCTCAATCGATCCAGGTTCAGATAATTACTATCCATGGGTTTGGGGCGTAACTTCAGAGGATTCAGTTAAATAA
- a CDS encoding acyl-CoA thioesterase, whose protein sequence is MSETRLMSQSRTIQTKLVLPPDTNHLQTIFGGKVLAYIDEIAAITAMKHSNSAVVTASIDRVDFVSAAYVGDVLELEAVVSSTGRTSMEVHVLVHSTNLLTGVKRLTTESFLTMVAMDENKKPSPVPAVIPETEAEKALYNMGPARREHRQERIKTNHY, encoded by the coding sequence ATGTCTGAAACACGATTAATGAGCCAATCCCGCACAATTCAAACGAAATTAGTATTACCTCCTGATACGAATCATTTACAAACCATATTCGGTGGGAAAGTGCTTGCCTATATCGATGAAATTGCAGCAATTACCGCGATGAAGCATTCCAATAGCGCTGTGGTTACCGCATCCATTGACCGCGTCGACTTTGTATCAGCTGCTTATGTAGGTGATGTATTGGAGTTGGAGGCGGTTGTGAGTTCAACTGGGCGCACCTCCATGGAAGTGCATGTGCTCGTTCACTCAACGAATTTATTGACGGGCGTGAAGCGGCTAACGACGGAATCCTTTTTGACGATGGTTGCGATGGACGAAAACAAAAAGCCATCGCCTGTTCCAGCAGTCATACCAGAAACTGAAGCTGAAAAAGCGTTATACAATATGGGGCCCGCGAGAAGAGAACATCGTCAAGAACGAATTAAAACGAACCATTATTAA
- a CDS encoding VOC family protein, which yields MHTFLTGIDHIQMAAPKGSEDKARAFYGEILGMKEIPKPENLQASGGCWFQVGAMEVHIGIQPDFTPAKKAHPGFTVNALESLKSRLEASGYAISEELPIAGRSRFFTHDPFGNRIEFLEFD from the coding sequence ATGCATACATTTTTAACAGGTATTGACCATATCCAAATGGCAGCACCAAAAGGATCCGAAGACAAAGCGCGTGCGTTTTACGGTGAAATTCTTGGGATGAAGGAAATTCCCAAACCAGAAAACCTGCAAGCAAGCGGTGGTTGTTGGTTCCAAGTTGGTGCCATGGAAGTGCATATCGGCATCCAACCAGATTTTACGCCAGCAAAAAAAGCCCATCCAGGTTTTACCGTGAATGCGCTTGAATCACTTAAAAGTCGATTAGAAGCGTCCGGCTACGCAATCAGTGAAGAACTGCCTATCGCAGGTCGTTCCCGTTTTTTCACGCATGATCCATTTGGCAATCGCATCGAGTTTCTAGAATTTGATTGA
- the ureC gene encoding urease subunit alpha: MKVTHDQYAKMFGPTVGDKVRLADTDLWIEIEKDYTKYGDEGVFGGGKSLRVSMGQDGKSVRDEGVLDTVITNVMIIDYTGIVKADIGIKDGRIAGIGKAGNPNTMDGVDQGMIIGVGTEVYAGEGLIATAGAIDTHIHFISPQQVETALNAGTTTFIGGGTGPAAGSKATSVTPGEWHLHRMLQAVEDLPVNVGLLGKGSASSPEPLVEQVRAGAIGMKIHEDWGATPAALNQSLSVADEYDIQVALHSDTLNEAGFVEETIKAIDGRVIHVFHTEGAGGGHAPDQLRMASYPNVLPASTNPTKPFTTNTIDEHLDMLMVCHHLKHDVPEDVAFADSRIRPETIAAEDIMQDMGVLSIMSSDSQAMGRVGEVSIRTWQTANKMKMQRGPLPQDEGKDHDNFRVKRYISKLNINPAVASGIGHEVGSLEEGKLADIVLWDPAFFGVKAEVVIKGGIAVYAMTGDPNASIPTPQPMMGRRMYGFHGRGPQNAAMTFLPKIAVEEGLPEKLGLKRMIGTVKNCRNITKADMKHNSETPDIDVNPETYEVKLDGELATCEPVDVLPMAQRYFLF, translated from the coding sequence ATGAAAGTAACACATGATCAATACGCGAAAATGTTCGGTCCAACAGTTGGCGATAAAGTTAGACTTGCGGATACGGATTTATGGATAGAAATTGAAAAAGATTACACAAAGTACGGCGATGAAGGTGTATTTGGCGGAGGAAAGTCGCTTCGTGTTTCGATGGGACAAGATGGGAAATCAGTGCGTGATGAAGGTGTGCTAGATACAGTCATTACAAACGTCATGATTATCGATTATACAGGGATTGTGAAAGCAGATATCGGTATTAAAGACGGTCGCATAGCCGGAATTGGAAAAGCGGGTAACCCGAATACAATGGACGGTGTCGATCAAGGCATGATTATCGGAGTTGGGACCGAAGTGTATGCCGGTGAAGGGTTGATTGCGACAGCTGGAGCGATTGATACACATATTCACTTTATCAGCCCGCAGCAAGTTGAGACAGCACTTAATGCCGGGACAACGACATTTATCGGCGGCGGTACTGGTCCAGCAGCCGGCTCAAAAGCGACAAGTGTAACACCTGGCGAATGGCATCTGCATCGCATGCTTCAGGCCGTTGAAGATTTACCAGTTAACGTGGGGCTTCTCGGGAAGGGAAGTGCGTCTTCTCCAGAGCCGTTGGTGGAACAAGTTCGGGCGGGTGCAATCGGCATGAAAATTCATGAAGACTGGGGTGCGACTCCCGCGGCGCTCAATCAAAGTTTGTCTGTGGCAGATGAGTATGACATTCAAGTTGCGCTTCACTCGGACACGCTTAATGAGGCTGGATTTGTTGAGGAAACAATCAAAGCCATTGACGGTCGCGTGATTCACGTTTTCCATACAGAAGGAGCGGGCGGCGGACATGCACCGGATCAGCTGAGAATGGCTTCGTATCCGAATGTGTTGCCGGCATCGACTAACCCGACCAAACCATTTACAACAAATACGATTGACGAGCACTTAGATATGCTTATGGTTTGTCACCATTTGAAACATGACGTACCAGAAGACGTGGCGTTTGCGGACTCGCGTATTCGACCGGAAACGATTGCGGCTGAAGACATTATGCAAGATATGGGTGTCCTCAGCATTATGTCATCCGATTCACAAGCCATGGGACGTGTTGGCGAAGTGTCAATCCGGACTTGGCAGACAGCGAATAAAATGAAAATGCAACGTGGACCACTTCCACAAGACGAAGGAAAAGATCACGACAACTTCCGCGTGAAGCGTTATATTTCCAAGTTAAATATTAACCCAGCTGTCGCTTCGGGTATTGGTCATGAAGTGGGATCGCTCGAAGAAGGGAAACTTGCGGATATTGTTCTTTGGGATCCGGCATTTTTCGGTGTAAAAGCTGAAGTTGTCATTAAAGGCGGGATTGCCGTTTATGCAATGACAGGTGATCCAAACGCTTCGATTCCAACACCGCAACCAATGATGGGACGTCGCATGTACGGTTTCCATGGCAGAGGTCCACAAAATGCCGCGATGACTTTCCTGCCGAAAATTGCTGTTGAAGAAGGACTGCCTGAAAAGCTTGGTTTGAAACGCATGATTGGAACGGTGAAAAACTGCCGTAACATTACAAAAGCGGATATGAAACATAATAGTGAAACACCGGATATTGATGTGAATCCGGAAACGTACGAAGTTAAATTAGATGGTGAACTTGCTACATGTGAGCCAGTTGATGTGCTACCGATGGCACAGCGTTATTTCTTGTTTTGA